A genomic window from Flintibacter sp. KGMB00164 includes:
- a CDS encoding saccharopine dehydrogenase family protein, translating to MSRVLVIGCGGVANVAIRKCCQVSEVFTELCIASRTKSKCDKLAAELQGKTATKITTAQVDADKVEEVVALIKSYQPDLVMNIALPYQDLTIMDACLECGVNYMDTANYEPEDIEEPEWKAAYEKRCKEKGFSAYFDYTWQWAYREKFEKAGLTALLGCGFDPGVTQAYCAYAKKHEFDTIDTIDILDCNGGDHGYPFATNFNPEVNLREVSAPGSYWEDGHWVEIPPMSIKREYNFDQVGEKDMYLLHHEEIESLAENIPEVKRIRFFMTFGQSYLTHMKCLENVGMLSTTPIEFEGQQIVPIKFLKALLPDPASLGPRTHGKTNIGCIFTGKKDGKEKTYYIYNVCDHQECYKEVASQAISYTTGVPAMCGALMLLTGKWTEKGVHTVEEFDPDPFLDALDKYGLPRSENHNPVLVD from the coding sequence ATGAGCAGAGTATTAGTCATCGGCTGCGGCGGCGTGGCCAACGTAGCCATCCGCAAGTGCTGCCAGGTCAGCGAGGTCTTTACCGAGCTGTGCATTGCCAGCCGCACCAAGTCCAAGTGTGACAAGCTGGCCGCCGAGCTTCAGGGTAAGACCGCCACCAAGATCACCACCGCCCAGGTGGACGCCGACAAGGTGGAGGAGGTTGTGGCCCTCATCAAGAGCTACCAGCCCGATCTGGTGATGAACATCGCCCTGCCCTACCAGGACCTGACCATCATGGATGCCTGCCTGGAGTGCGGCGTCAACTACATGGACACCGCCAACTACGAGCCCGAGGACATCGAGGAGCCCGAGTGGAAGGCCGCCTACGAGAAGCGCTGCAAGGAGAAGGGTTTTTCTGCCTACTTCGACTACACCTGGCAGTGGGCTTACCGGGAGAAGTTTGAAAAGGCGGGCCTCACCGCCCTGCTGGGCTGCGGCTTCGATCCCGGCGTGACCCAGGCCTACTGCGCTTACGCCAAGAAGCACGAGTTTGATACCATCGACACCATCGACATTCTGGACTGCAACGGCGGCGACCACGGCTATCCCTTCGCCACCAACTTTAACCCCGAGGTGAACCTGCGGGAGGTGTCTGCCCCCGGCTCCTACTGGGAGGACGGCCACTGGGTGGAGATCCCCCCCATGAGTATCAAACGGGAGTACAACTTCGACCAGGTGGGCGAGAAGGACATGTATCTGCTCCACCACGAGGAGATCGAGTCCCTGGCCGAGAACATCCCGGAAGTGAAGCGCATCCGCTTCTTCATGACCTTCGGCCAGAGCTACCTCACCCACATGAAGTGTCTGGAGAACGTGGGTATGCTGTCCACCACCCCCATCGAGTTTGAGGGCCAGCAGATCGTGCCCATCAAGTTCCTCAAGGCCCTGCTGCCCGATCCCGCCAGCCTGGGTCCCCGCACCCACGGCAAGACCAACATCGGCTGCATCTTCACCGGTAAGAAGGACGGCAAGGAGAAGACCTACTACATCTACAACGTGTGCGACCACCAGGAGTGCTATAAAGAGGTGGCCAGCCAGGCCATCAGCTACACCACCGGCGTGCCCGCCATGTGCGGCGCTCTCATGCTGCTCACCGGCAAGTGGACCGAGAAGGGCGTACATACCGTGGAGGAGTTTGATCCCGATCCCTTCCTGGACGCCCTGGACAAGTACGGCCTGCCCCGCAGCGAGAACCACAACCCCGTGCTGGTGGACTGA